The Caretta caretta isolate rCarCar2 chromosome 10, rCarCar1.hap1, whole genome shotgun sequence genome has a window encoding:
- the ARPIN gene encoding arpin isoform X2 has translation MSRPCEERGLRARPVHCERLPGRWDPPALQGGNGVILEGELLDVSRHLILDINGRKERYYVLYVRPGQVHRRKFDAKGNEREPNFSNARKVNTGFLMSSFKVEAKGETDRLSPEELKGLVNKPELLSVTEPHTPMQAVAFWLQEMEMEKMELELGTEIRLKTQGDSPFIFSLAKLHAGTVTKCNFVGDGQAGASWTDNIMANRPQGGPAPEPRGQGDGAEEDEWDD, from the exons ATGAGCCGCCCGTGCGAGGAGCGGGGCCTGCGCGCCCGGCCGGTGCACTGCGAGCGGCTGCCCGGGCGCTGGGACCCGCCCGCCCTGCAGGG TGGGAACGGTGTGATTCTGGAGGGAGAGCTTCTTGATGTCTCTCGTCACCTAATCTTGGATATTAATGGCAGGAAG GAGCGATACTATGTGCTGTACGTCAGGCCTGGCCAGGTCCATCGCCGCAAGTTTGACGCCAAGGGAAATGAGAGAGAGCCAAATTTCAGCAATGCCAGGAAGGTGAACACCGGCTTCCTCATGTCCTCCTTCA AAGTGGAAGCCAAAGGCGAGACAGACAGGCTGTCCCCCGAGGAGCTGAAGGGGCTGGTGAATAAGCCGGAGCTGCTGAGTGTGACAGAGCCCCACACCCCCATGCAGGCTGTGGCCTTCTGGCTGCAGGagatggagatggagaagatggagctggagctggggacaGAGATCCGTCTGAAAACCCAGGGTGACAGCCCCTTCATAT TCTCTCTAGCCAAGCTGCATGCAGGGACAGTGACCAAGTGTAACTTTGTTGGCGATGGACAGGCTGGGGCTTCCTGGACAGACAACATCATGGCTAACAGACCTCAAGGAGGGCCAGCCCCCGAGCCCAGGGGGCAAGGGGACGGCGCAGAGGAGGATGAATGG GATGACTGA
- the ARPIN gene encoding arpin isoform X1: MSRPCEERGLRARPVHCERLPGRWDPPALQGGNGVILEGELLDVSRHLILDINGRKERYYVLYVRPGQVHRRKFDAKGNEREPNFSNARKVNTGFLMSSFKVEAKGETDRLSPEELKGLVNKPELLSVTEPHTPMQAVAFWLQEMEMEKMELELGTEIRLKTQGDSPFIFSLAKLHAGTVTKCNFVGDGQAGASWTDNIMANRPQGGPAPEPRGQGDGAEEDEWPVVPCCFLDAPDPWLHSFLLESVMRPAVGAVPPAKPTLLLPFPPPLAR, encoded by the exons ATGAGCCGCCCGTGCGAGGAGCGGGGCCTGCGCGCCCGGCCGGTGCACTGCGAGCGGCTGCCCGGGCGCTGGGACCCGCCCGCCCTGCAGGG TGGGAACGGTGTGATTCTGGAGGGAGAGCTTCTTGATGTCTCTCGTCACCTAATCTTGGATATTAATGGCAGGAAG GAGCGATACTATGTGCTGTACGTCAGGCCTGGCCAGGTCCATCGCCGCAAGTTTGACGCCAAGGGAAATGAGAGAGAGCCAAATTTCAGCAATGCCAGGAAGGTGAACACCGGCTTCCTCATGTCCTCCTTCA AAGTGGAAGCCAAAGGCGAGACAGACAGGCTGTCCCCCGAGGAGCTGAAGGGGCTGGTGAATAAGCCGGAGCTGCTGAGTGTGACAGAGCCCCACACCCCCATGCAGGCTGTGGCCTTCTGGCTGCAGGagatggagatggagaagatggagctggagctggggacaGAGATCCGTCTGAAAACCCAGGGTGACAGCCCCTTCATAT TCTCTCTAGCCAAGCTGCATGCAGGGACAGTGACCAAGTGTAACTTTGTTGGCGATGGACAGGCTGGGGCTTCCTGGACAGACAACATCATGGCTAACAGACCTCAAGGAGGGCCAGCCCCCGAGCCCAGGGGGCAAGGGGACGGCGCAGAGGAGGATGAATGG CCTGTTGTCCCATGCTGCTTCTTGGATGCTCCAGATCCGTGGCTGCACAGCTTCCTCCTCGAGTCTGTGATGAGGCCAGCAGTGGGCGCTGTGCCACCAGCCAAACCCACTCTGCTcttgcctttccctcctcccttggCTCGCTGA